In the Longimicrobiales bacterium genome, TCAGGCAACGTCACTATTTCGTCGACAAATCGGGCCGCCACCGAGCGTGTGTTGTAGCCGATCCTTCTTACACGAAGTCCATCGATTACACAGTCGACTTCGTCGAGCGTCACCTGATGGCCGGCTTCAACGCTGAGCTTCATGGCGGGGGCACCAGAGGATTCTACGCCAATAATCCGCACCTCCGGGTTGATGCTCTTTGCTGCCATCGACACGCCGGAAATGAGCCCGCCCCCTCCTATGGGCACCACGATCACATCCACATCGGGGAAGTCCTCCATGATCTCGAGGCCGACCGTCCCTTGTCCCGCGATCAGCCGAGGATCGTCGAAGGGGTGTATATAGGTCAGCCCTCGCTCCTCCACGAGCTCCAACGCCTTCTCGTTGGCTTCATCCCAGATCGTGCCGTGTAGGATGACTTCTGCCCCGTAGCCCTCCGTCGCTGCGATCTTTGACGGAGTCGCGTTCTCGGCCATACACACCACGGCCTTTACGCCGTGTTGCCGAGCCGCGATCGCCACACCTTGGGAGTGGTTGCCCGCGGACGAGCAGATGACTCCGCGGGCCTTTTCTTCGACCGTCAGTTGGCCGATCAGATTCGTCGGGCCGCGTACCTTGTACGATCCACCCCTTTGGAAGATCTCCGCCTTTAGGCGCATGTCGAAGCCGGTGGCCTCGCTAAGGGAGCGGGATGTGAGCAGTGGCGTGTGGTACGTGTGCGGCGCGACTCGAGCGCGCGCTGCTTCGAAGTCGTCCCTCGTCAGTGACAGATCGAGGTCCAGCTCATAGAGGCTCAACGTCAGTTCCCCAGTCCTTCCATTCCGCCTTCTTTCCATGCCGGCTTCGGCCCATCGGCGAGGAAACGGACCGCCTCCACCGCGGCGTCTACCAGGGCCGCCATGTGCCCGAAGTCGACCATCGCTACCTCGTCGGACGGCTGATGGTAGTCGGTATGCATATTGAACGACGACAGGGTGTGCGCGGGGATACCCAGGCGCGCAAACGCGATGTTGTCGCTGCGAAAGAAGAAATTCTGGTCGAGGCGGGTGTCTGCGACGATCGGAGATCCAGCGGCACTGAGCTGGTCGCCCATCGTGGTGCGCTCGAAGCCCGTCAGCCAACCCTTCCCAAAGCCGCCCGATAATGAGTCGGGACGCCCGATCATCTCGATCTGAAGATCCGCGACGGTCTGCTCCATCGGGATCACAGGGTTGTCGATGTAGTAACGCGTCCCGAGCAGACCCATCTCTTCTGCCGTGCTGAGCAAGATGATGATGGTCCGGCGGGGTGCGGTGCCGCTCTCGATGATGTCCCGGGCGATCTCCAGCACCGCGACGGTTCCAGATCCGTCGTCGTCGGCTCCGTTGTATATCGAATCACCATCGACCGGCTGACCTATGCCGACGTGGTCGAAGTGAGCTCCTAGGATCACGGCTTCTCCCGCGACTTCGGGGTCCGCGCCGCGAATGATGCCGACGACGTTGACCTCGGTGTCCAAGATCCTGTCCGCAGAAATCGTGTCGAAGTCGATGGTCGCAGATGCAATAGTCAGACGCTCGCGACCGCGAATCTCCACTCGTGCCATGGGCACCGTCTGGAAGTACCCATCGTCGCCGGCTGGCTCCACGCCGTAACGCTCGAGCTCAGCGGCTAGGAAGCGAGCCGCCTTAGCAGCGCCTTCCGTTCCGGTGCGACGCCCTTCCATAGAATCGGCGGCCAGTGTGGAGAGGAGGCTCTCAAGCCGCTCGGCCCTCGATTGATCCGTGTCGGCGAGGCCGACCGCTGCTTCCTCGACTTCTCCTTCTCCGCCTCCACAGGCAGCCGCGAGGGCGATCATGATTAGGATGGGAATCCGTAGAATGCGCATGGTAGCTCCGGATGGGGATTGAGACGGGCCAAGATGGCTCGTTCCGGCCCGATACGACACCCGTAGGGGGGGGACTTCACCCTCTCAATAACCTGATTACATTACTGGTCTCTCTAAGAACGCCTTCGGCAATACCGTGGAGCCGAATTATGTCCGATGTGATCAAAGAAATCGAAAAAGAGCTACTCCGGGACGACCTCCCCGAGTTCGCACCTGGTGACACTATCAAGGTGCTTTATCTCGTCCGTGAGGGGGCCAAAGAGCGCGTCCAGGCGTTCGAGGGTGTGTGCATAGCTCGCAAGCACGGTGGGCTCGATGAGACCTTCACCGTTCGCAAGATCGCCAGTGGTGTAGGTGTGGAGCGTATCTTCCCGCTACAGGCCCCCACAGTATCTGGCATCGAAGTGGTTCGCCGTGGCCGAGTCCGCCGCGCGAAGCTCTACTACCTCCGGGGCCGTCGTGGTAAGTCCGCCAGGATCCCAGAGAAGCGCACCGTTCGCTGATTGTGACCCCGGCATGAAGCCGGACTCTGCAAGGTTACCGCGGCCCCAGGACTTGCTCGAATACGAGCGTCGGTTCTGGGGCCGCGGTCTTTTTATGGCGGGTGTCGATGAGGCGGGCCGAGGTCCGCTTGCTGGCCCGGTAGTCGCGGCGGCGGTGATTCTCCCGGCAGGTGTCTCCGTCGATGGCGCGGACGATTCCAAACAGCTGAGTGCCCAGACACGGGAGGAACTCTACGGGGCCATTACCAGCGCGGCGCTCGCTTTCGGCGTCGGAGCTGCATCCGTTCATGAGATCGATCGGCGCAACATCCTCCGGGCGACGACCGTCGCGATGCAGCGTGCGTTGGATGCCCTTGATGCGCAGCCCGATCACATCGTCGTGGACGGCCTGCCCGTGAAACACTTAGGTAGAGAGCACGACGCTGTCGTGGGCGGAGACGGGATCGTGCACAGCATCGGGTGCGCATCGATCCTCGCGAAGGTCGTGCGGGATCGGCTCATGCAGCGCCTGGCGCTCCGCTATCCCGGGTACGGCTGGGAGCGCAACATGGGCTATGGCACGGCGGAACACCGTGCTGCGATCGATGAGCTCGGCCTCACGCCTCATCATCGTCTTACATTTACAGGGCTGCAGTACGCATTAGAACTGTGAGATGAGACCTGTTGAATCGCTTCAATTCGGAGTAAGTCAGTGCAGAAAATTGGGATGCGTAGCGGTGTGACGACCCTGCTTCTTTCTTTCTTGCTCGCTGGCCAGGTCCAGGCGCAACTCTCTCCCGAGCGCATTCAGGCGCTGGTCGACTCGGACGCGGTGCCCGCCATCGAGATGTTCCGGGAGTACCTCGGGCTTCCGAACGATGGACACTTCCCGGAAGACATCGATCGGCTGCTCACCTGGCTCGAGCGCGCGTTCACGGACCGGGGGTTTACCGCTGAGCGGCTCGAGACCGAGGGCAATCGGCTGCTTTTCGTGGAGCGCCGGGTTGCGAATCCATCTGCCACGGTTTTGGTGTACCTCCAGTCGGACGGACAGCCCGTGGACCCCTCGGCGTGGAATCAGGAGAGTGCCTACCTGGCCGCGTTGAAGGAGGAGGGCGCTGACGGGTCGTTCGAAGAAATCTCCTGGGACGCCTTGCAGGCGGGCATCGACGAAGACTGGCGCATTTATGCTCGATCGGCCTCGGACTCTAAGGGACCCAACATTCAGTTCCTCAAGGCGCTGGACGTCATGGCTGCTGCGGGCGTCGAGCCCGACTACGACATCAAGGTCATCATCGACACGATGGAGGAGATGGGATCACCGGTGCTGCCCGCGGCGATCGAGAGATACTCTGAAAAACTCGCAGCCGACATGCTGATCATCTTCGACGGGCCACCCCACTATTCTGGGCGGCCGTCGCTCAAGTTCGGCGCCCGGGGCATCTCGAGCTTCACACTGACTACCTATGGTCCCCGTGTCCCGCAGCACAGTGGGCACTATGGGAACTTCGCGCCTAATCCGGGCATTCGACTCGCCCAGATCTTGGCTTCGATGAAGTCCAACGAGGGCCGAGTCACCATTCCCGGTTTCTATGATGGAATCGAAATCGATGCGGCGACCCGTCGGATCCTAGATGCGGTTCCTGACGATCAGCGAGAAGTCATGGCTCGCTTAGGGATTGCTGAGATCGACGCAGTCGCGGGCAGCCTCCAGGAAGCTGTCCAGTGGCCGTCGCTGAATATCAGAGGCCTTCAGTCCGGATGGGTTGGAGAACAGGTCAGAACGATCGTGCCAGCTACCGCGACGGCTGAGGTCGACGTTCGGCTCGTGCGGGAGACTGATGGGTGGAGGCTCTTGGGCCTGATTGAGGACCACATCAAGGAACTCGGCTATCACATCATCAAAGACCGTGACCCCACAGAGGAGGAGCGGCAGACTGAGGGGCGACTCGCACGCTTCGACGCCCGTGTGTCGTATGACGCCTTCCGCACCGACTTCGACTCCGAGCCCGGACTCTGGCTGAGCGCCGGTCTCGTGAACTTGTTTGGGGAAGAACCGGTGAAGATTCGCACGAGCGGCGGATCGATTCCGATTTCTCCGTTCGTGTCGACACTCGGGATTCCCGCGGTCACAGTCCCGACGGTCAACCCGGACAACAACCAACACAGCCCGAATGAGAACCTACGGGTTGGGAGCTTCCTAGAGGGGATTGCGATCGCGACTGCCGTGCTCAGTCAGCCCCTTCGTCCGTTCGTGTTGGTGCATTGAGGATGTAGCTCGGCGGCGTTCCTAGCCCAAGCGCTTCAACTTTTCTCAGGCCATCGTATCTTCATGCGCGTACCGACTCGGTAGCTCAGCTGGTAGAGCAACGGACTTTTAATCCGTAG is a window encoding:
- a CDS encoding threonine/serine dehydratase gives rise to the protein MSLYELDLDLSLTRDDFEAARARVAPHTYHTPLLTSRSLSEATGFDMRLKAEIFQRGGSYKVRGPTNLIGQLTVEEKARGVICSSAGNHSQGVAIAARQHGVKAVVCMAENATPSKIAATEGYGAEVILHGTIWDEANEKALELVEERGLTYIHPFDDPRLIAGQGTVGLEIMEDFPDVDVIVVPIGGGGLISGVSMAAKSINPEVRIIGVESSGAPAMKLSVEAGHQVTLDEVDCVIDGLRVRRIGYNTRSVAARFVDEIVTLPDQQIFEALLWLMERAKLVAEGAAAAPVGALLQGLVKAPAGAKVVAVLSGGNLDTEQLRGLSWN
- a CDS encoding M20/M25/M40 family metallo-hydrolase; amino-acid sequence: MRILRIPILIMIALAAACGGGEGEVEEAAVGLADTDQSRAERLESLLSTLAADSMEGRRTGTEGAAKAARFLAAELERYGVEPAGDDGYFQTVPMARVEIRGRERLTIASATIDFDTISADRILDTEVNVVGIIRGADPEVAGEAVILGAHFDHVGIGQPVDGDSIYNGADDDGSGTVAVLEIARDIIESGTAPRRTIIILLSTAEEMGLLGTRYYIDNPVIPMEQTVADLQIEMIGRPDSLSGGFGKGWLTGFERTTMGDQLSAAGSPIVADTRLDQNFFFRSDNIAFARLGIPAHTLSSFNMHTDYHQPSDEVAMVDFGHMAALVDAAVEAVRFLADGPKPAWKEGGMEGLGN
- the rplS gene encoding 50S ribosomal protein L19, which codes for MSDVIKEIEKELLRDDLPEFAPGDTIKVLYLVREGAKERVQAFEGVCIARKHGGLDETFTVRKIASGVGVERIFPLQAPTVSGIEVVRRGRVRRAKLYYLRGRRGKSARIPEKRTVR
- a CDS encoding ribonuclease HII, which translates into the protein MKPDSARLPRPQDLLEYERRFWGRGLFMAGVDEAGRGPLAGPVVAAAVILPAGVSVDGADDSKQLSAQTREELYGAITSAALAFGVGAASVHEIDRRNILRATTVAMQRALDALDAQPDHIVVDGLPVKHLGREHDAVVGGDGIVHSIGCASILAKVVRDRLMQRLALRYPGYGWERNMGYGTAEHRAAIDELGLTPHHRLTFTGLQYALEL
- a CDS encoding M20/M25/M40 family metallo-hydrolase; this encodes MQKIGMRSGVTTLLLSFLLAGQVQAQLSPERIQALVDSDAVPAIEMFREYLGLPNDGHFPEDIDRLLTWLERAFTDRGFTAERLETEGNRLLFVERRVANPSATVLVYLQSDGQPVDPSAWNQESAYLAALKEEGADGSFEEISWDALQAGIDEDWRIYARSASDSKGPNIQFLKALDVMAAAGVEPDYDIKVIIDTMEEMGSPVLPAAIERYSEKLAADMLIIFDGPPHYSGRPSLKFGARGISSFTLTTYGPRVPQHSGHYGNFAPNPGIRLAQILASMKSNEGRVTIPGFYDGIEIDAATRRILDAVPDDQREVMARLGIAEIDAVAGSLQEAVQWPSLNIRGLQSGWVGEQVRTIVPATATAEVDVRLVRETDGWRLLGLIEDHIKELGYHIIKDRDPTEEERQTEGRLARFDARVSYDAFRTDFDSEPGLWLSAGLVNLFGEEPVKIRTSGGSIPISPFVSTLGIPAVTVPTVNPDNNQHSPNENLRVGSFLEGIAIATAVLSQPLRPFVLVH